The genomic DNA GCCCTGCTCGTGGTCGGGCAGACCCGACGTCGCCGCGACCATGAACCCGACGATCGCGCAGACGTGGCCGATCGCGCCGACGAACGTCGCACCGGCGACCAGCCAGATCCAACCCGTCGCCGCACCGAGCACGACGAGCACCGCGGTGAAGACGCCCTGGACGAGCAGACCGCCGGCGAGCGCGCGGCGTACGCCGACCGCGGCGATGACGCGTGGACCGCACGCGCCGCCGATGATCGCGCCGAGACCCATCGCCCCGAGGGTGAGACCGGTCTGCAGCGCGTCGAGGCTGACGACGTGCTGCAGGTACAGCGTCAGCAGGAACACCTGCGAGCTCTCCATCGCGAACGTGATGAAGCCGCCGAGGTTGCCCCAGCCGATGGTGCGCCGGCGCAGGATCGCGGTCGGCACGAGCGGGTGGGAGTGACGACCCTCGGCCCGCCAGAACGCGACGAGGAGCACGACCGCGGCGAGCAGCGCGGACCCGGCCCACGGGTCACTGAAACCCTCCTCACCGGCGCGCGTGACGCCGTACACCAGCGCGAGCAGACCGGTCGTGACGAGCACCGAGCCGGGGACGTCGAGGCGTGAGCGCTCGCGGTCGGCGGTGTCGGTGAGCAGCATCGGGGCCAGCACCAGCACGAGCGCCGCGACAGGCACGTTGACCAGGAACGCCCAGCGCCAGCTGAGCAGGTCGGTGAGGACACCGCCGAGGATCGCGCCCGAGGTGAAGCCGGCCGACATCATGACGCTGTTCAGGCCGAGCGCCCGCGAGCGCAGCGGCCCCTCCGGGAACGACGTCGTCAGCAGCGACAGGCCGGCCGGAGTCACGGCGGCGGTCGCGAGGCCCTGCGCCACACGAGCCGCGAGCAGCATGGACGGGCTGGTCGCGAGGCCGCCGACCAGCGAAGCGACACCCAGGGCGGCCATGCCGATCAGGAACATCCGGCGCCGCCCGAGATAGTCGCCGAACCGGCCGAACAGCAACGTGAACCCGGCCGCGCAGAGGGCGAACGAGGTGGCGATCCACTGCAGGTCGGCCTCGGCGAAGCCCAGCCCGGCGCCGACGGTCGGCAGGGCCACGTTGAGGATCGAGAAGTCGACGGCGAGCATGAACTGCGACGCGAGCAGCAGGCCCAGGACGAGCAGCTGCCGCCGTGTCATCGAGGCGGACGCCTCGGGTGAGACGTGGGTGGTCACGGGTTCCCCTTGTGAGTCGGTGGTGATGCGTTCGTCCACCAACCTGCTCGCCGTCGCGACCGCCAACCAGGTCCCTGCGCTGCCTACCCCTGGCCTGGGTAGCACTGCCAAGGTCAGGCTGAGCGGGAAGGATCCGCGCACAATGGTCGCCATGACGACCGAGCTGGGTGAGTTCCTGCGGATCCGACGAGCCGCGATCAACCCCGAGGACGTCGGCGTGGTGTCGTACGGCACCCGGCGCGTCCCAGGACTGCGGCGCGAAGAGCTCGCCCAGCTCGCCGGCGTGAGCCCGACCTACTACACGCGGCTGGAGCAGTCGGCCTCCCACAACGCGTCCGACGGCGTGATCGACGCGCTCGCCCGGGCGCTCGCGCTGAACCCCCAGGAGCACGAGCACCTGCGGCGGCTCGCCCACCCCGAGCCCGGTCGTACGCCGCGACGACCGAAGCGCACACAGGCCCGGCCGGAGACTGTCGCGATGATCATGTCGATGTCCAACCCGGCCGTCATCCTCGACCACTGCAACGACGTGCTCGCGTGGAATCCGTTGGGGCACAAGCTGATCGGCTATCAGACGTGCTTCGAGCACCCCAAGCAGCAGCGCAACCGTCCCAACCTGCTCAAGATGTTCTTCCTCGACCCCGACGGTCACGACCTGTACGTCGACGCGGGCCAGGTGGCCAAGGACATGGTCGCGTTCCTGCGGTTCTCCTCGGGCAACAACCCGGACGACCCCAACCTCACCGCGCTGGTCGGCGAGCTGTGTCAGAAGAGCGACGAGTTCGCCCGGCTGTGGGCCAAGCACCTCGTGCAGGACTGCGGCTACGGCGTGAAGCGGTTCCAGCACCCGCTCGTCGGGCGGCTCGATGTGGCGTACGAGGTGCTCAGCCTGTCCGACAGCACCCACCGCATCGGGATCTATCACGCCGAGCCCGGTACGCCGGCCGCCGACGGTCTGGAGCTGCTGGCCCGCAGCTGACCGATGGGTCAGTGCAGGTGCGACTGCCAGTCGTCGGGTACACGGTCGGCCGGCCCGGGGACACCCTGCTCGGCGGGGTGGCTGATCGGTTCGGCGAGCGCCGGCCCTCTCGTACGCACCCTGCTGGTGCGGTAGTCGAAGAACCACTCCTCACCGGGTTCGAAGCTGCGGATCACCGGGTGGCCGGTCTGCTCGGCGTGCGCTGACGCGTGCTGCCCGGGCGAGGTGTCGCAGCAGCCGATGTGACCGCACGCGGCGCACCGACGCAGGTGCACCCACCAGCCGTCCGGTCGGTCGAGGCACTCGACGCAGCCGGTGCCGCTCGGCGGGACGCTCGGGTCGATGTCGGTGTCGCTCATGCCTTTCTCCTATGTCAAGCCGCGGTCGGTAGGGTCGCGGTTTGACGGTTGGTCTGGTCGGTTGTGAGGTGGTTGAAGATCACGCGTACGAGGCGCCGCTTGAGACAGCCCAGCGCTTCGGTCTTGGTCTTGCCCTCTGCGATCTTCTTGTCGTAGTACGCCCGCCCCAGGGAGCCGGGCATGCGCTGCTGGGTGATTGCGATGCGGTGGATCGCGCAGTTGATCTGCCGGTTCCCGCTGCGGGTCATCCGTACCCGGCCGGCGGTGCTGCCCGACCACACCGGGATCGGCGCGAGTCCACCGTGCCGTGCGAACGCGGCTTCTGAGTGGAAACGGCTGATCCCGGCGGACTCACCCAACAGCTTGGCCGCGGACAGCTCGCCACAGCCGGGCATCGCCACCAGACTCGGCGCGTGCTGACGCGCCAGCTGCCTGATTCGCCTCTCGAACGTCTTGATCCGCGCGGTGAGGCTGATGGCGTCATCGAGCTCGTCCAAGGCCATCTCGGCGACCACACCGCTGAGGGTGCCCAGCCAGGCACGCAGCAGCTGCTGATGCTTGGCCAGGTCCAGCGACCGCGGCTTGGGCGCCCGCCGCGGGTCCAGCTCGTGCACCCGCCACAACAACGAGTTGATCGTGCGAGTCCTGGTCGCTACCAACGCATCTCGTCGGTCGACGAGCAGCTTGACCTCCCGCGACACCTCATCGTGGGACGCCACCGGCAGGTCAGGCTCACGCAGGTAGGCCCGTGCGACCGCCAACGCATCGATCGGGTCCGACTTACCCCGCGTACGCGCGATCCGACGCTGCTCGGCCATCATCTTCGGCGGCACCCGCACCACCTGCTGCCCCGCGGACAGCAGGTCCCGCTCCAACCGGGCCGACAGGTGCCGGCAGTCCTCGACCGCCCACGTCAGCTCCTCACCCAACTGGGTGCGGGCCCACCTCAACGCCTTGGCATGGCCCGCGCTCGTGGCCGCGACCGTAAGCTGTCCGATCTGCTTGCCGACCTCGTCGACCGCGACGAACTGAACCGCCCCGGGATGTCCGGAGACTTCATTACTGGAGGATGAAGTCATGGCACGTCCCTCGAAGTACCCGCGTGAGCTGCGGGAGCGTGCGGTCCGGATGGTGACGGAGTCAGTCGCCGCCGGCGAGTACACCAGCGAGTTCGAAGCGATCCGCACGATCGCGGCTCGACTGGGCATCGGGTCTCCCGAGACCCTGCGTAAGTGGGTTCGCCAGGCCCAGGTCGATGGCGGGACCCGACCGGGTCGCACGACCCAGGAGCTGGAGGAGATCCGGGCGTTGAAGAAGGAGAACGCCGAGCTGCGCCGGGCGAACGAGATCTTGAAGTCAGCGTCGGCTTTCTTCGCGGCGGAGCTCGACCGCCCACCCAGGTACTGACCGAGTTCATCGACACTCATCGTGAGGAGTTCGGGGTCGAGCCGATCTGTCGAGTGCTGTGCGAGCACGGCGTCAAGATCGCCCCGTCGACGTACTACGAGGCCCGCGATCGGGCGCCCTCAGCGCGGACGCTGCGCGATGCGCAGGTCGGCGAGCTGATCCGGTCCGCGCGTCAGCAGCGGTTCGTGACCCGGTTCGGTGCGCGCAAGATGTGGTTGCACCTGCGCAGGCAGGGCCATGACGTGGCCCGGTGCACCGTGGAGCGAGTGATGGCCGCGAACGGCTGGCAGGGCGCACTGCGGGGCAAGCAGGTGCGGACCACCATCGCTGACCCGCGCGATGCCCGAGCGGCGGATCTGGTCCAGCGAGACTTCACCGCCTCGGCCCCGAACCGGCTGTGGGTCGCTGACTTCACCTATGTCGCGACCTGGTCCGGGACCGTCTACGTCGCGTTCGTCATCGACGTCTACTCCCGGATGATCGTCGGCTGGCGCGCGGCCACCAGCATGAGCACCCAGCTGGTGCTGGACACCCTCGAGCACGCGATCTGGTCACGCCGCCAGCACGGCGTGGACGACCTGACCGGGCTGGTGCACCACACCGACGCCGGCAGCCAGTACACCTCTTTCGCCTTCACTACCAGGCTGATTGACGCCGGCGTGGACCCATCAGTGGGTTCGGTGGGCGACGCCTACGACAACGCGATGGCTGAGTCCCAGATCGGCGCGTACAAGACCGAGCTGATCCGTCCCGACGGGCCGTGGCGCGATGTCGAGCACGTCGAGCTCGACACCCTGCAGTGGGTCCACTGGTTCAACCACGACCGACCCCACGAGTCCATCGACGACCTGACACCCATCGAGGTCGAATCAGCCCACTACGCTGCACGAAACCGTCTCATCCCGTCCGGGTAGAGACACAACACGAAGTGTCCGGAAACCCCGGGGCGGTTCAGAACGTGTGCGTGCGCTTGTGCACATCGGCCCCAACAACAACCATGGTGGTTGCCTCCTTCACCTGATCAGTGACTGGACGGTTGGGCCGGTCGGCGGACACATCTCAGTGGGGGCGATGCCACGCTCCTCTCAAGTCACGCCGACCGGCTCCTTCACACCCAGTGCCGGCACAACGCATGCACATCAGCCCACAGGCGACAACAACGCTACGAGCCAGACACCAGGTGCTCAGGATCCAACCAGCCGCGAAAGCGGCGAGCCTCACCCTGACACTGACGTCCACGCTAGACCCGTGGAGGCCGTCCGACCGGGCCATGACGAACGGCCCCGCCTCCCGGGCTGGGAGACGGGGCCGTTCGGCGTACGAGCGTGGCTCAGTGCATCAGCACCGGCACCTCTTCGCCGCCCTCGCCCTCGGGCGCCGGGGGCGTCTCGAGCGGCTTGCGGGGCAGGAAGAACGCCGGGATGAACGTCAGCGCCACGAGGATCGAGGCCACGACGAACGTGCTCGCGAACGCCTCGGCGCCCTCGTGCATCGCCATCTGGGTGAGCTTCTGGACACTGCCGCCGGCGGCCTTGAGAGCCTCGATCACGACCGGGTCCTGCTGAGCCTGCTGCATCGCCTGCGGGGTGCCGACCTGCTGCGCCTCGCCGAGCTTCTGGCCTGCCTGGACCGCGTTGGAGTTGTTGAAGTGGTTGGTCAGCAGCACCGACATGATCGCGACACCGACCGACGAACCGACCTGCTGGACGATGTTGATCAGCGTGGAGCCGCGCGCGATCTCCTTGCCGCGCAGCGTCTTCAGGGCCGACGTCATGATCGGCATCATCGTGGCGCCCATGCCGAGACCCATCACGAACAGCACCGGGATGATGTAGCCCCAGTACGAGGTCGACTCGTCGATGCGCGAGAGACCGAACATGCCACCGGTGATGAGGACCAGACCGATCGGGACGAAACGGCCGATCGGCATCTTGTCGGCCAGCGCACCGGCGAGCGGCATCGTGACCATCGCGCCGATGCCCTGTGCCGCCATGAGCAGGCCGGAGTTGGTGACCGACTCGCCACGGATCTGCTGCAGGTAGGTCGGCACCAGCAGCAGACCACCGAAGAACGCCGCCACGAACAGGAACATCGTGATGATCGAGACCGTGAGGTTCTTGTTCTTGAACAGCCGCAGGTCGAGCAGCGGGTGCTCGGGGCGGAAGGTGTGGAACACGAACGCCACGATCAGCACCGCACCGACGATCATCGGGATGAGCACCTTCGCCGCGGCGATCGTGCCCTCCTCGGGGATCGAGGAGACGCCGTACAGGAACAGTGCCAGACCCGGCGACATCAGCAGCATGCCGAGGAAGTCGAACGACTCCGACGGGTGCGTCTCGTCACCCGGCAGCGCCCAGGCGGCGTACGCGATGGCGGCGATGCCGAGCGGCAGGTTGATCAGGAAGATCCAGTGCCAGCTGGCGTGGTCGATCAGGACGCCGCCGATGATCGGGCCGAGGATCGGGCCGAGCAGCATCGGCACGCCGAGGATCGCCATCAGACGACCCATCCGCTCCGGGCCGGCCGCGTGGGTCAGGATCGTCATACCGACCGCCGCATACGGATGAGAGGGAGACGGACGTTTGTCTCGTGATCGGCCCGTCAGAGCCGACGGCGAGAGCGTGTGGCCTGCCCCCGCGCGTATCAGAGTAAACCTACCGACCGACAGGTAGCCACTCCGTTTTTGCGCATTCTGCCGCCGGACATCCCCCGTTTCCGGACCGGCGGCCCGCCGCCCGGACT from Luteipulveratus halotolerans includes the following:
- a CDS encoding MFS transporter; protein product: MTTHVSPEASASMTRRQLLVLGLLLASQFMLAVDFSILNVALPTVGAGLGFAEADLQWIATSFALCAAGFTLLFGRFGDYLGRRRMFLIGMAALGVASLVGGLATSPSMLLAARVAQGLATAAVTPAGLSLLTTSFPEGPLRSRALGLNSVMMSAGFTSGAILGGVLTDLLSWRWAFLVNVPVAALVLVLAPMLLTDTADRERSRLDVPGSVLVTTGLLALVYGVTRAGEEGFSDPWAGSALLAAVVLLVAFWRAEGRHSHPLVPTAILRRRTIGWGNLGGFITFAMESSQVFLLTLYLQHVVSLDALQTGLTLGAMGLGAIIGGACGPRVIAAVGVRRALAGGLLVQGVFTAVLVVLGAATGWIWLVAGATFVGAIGHVCAIVGFMVAATSGLPDHEQGLATGLATMTQQVGVAMGVPVMSAVATMAGSLESLTSLRVALGVDAAVVLVAALLVATQLRAGRTAAAEPQERVPASA
- a CDS encoding helix-turn-helix transcriptional regulator; this encodes MTTELGEFLRIRRAAINPEDVGVVSYGTRRVPGLRREELAQLAGVSPTYYTRLEQSASHNASDGVIDALARALALNPQEHEHLRRLAHPEPGRTPRRPKRTQARPETVAMIMSMSNPAVILDHCNDVLAWNPLGHKLIGYQTCFEHPKQQRNRPNLLKMFFLDPDGHDLYVDAGQVAKDMVAFLRFSSGNNPDDPNLTALVGELCQKSDEFARLWAKHLVQDCGYGVKRFQHPLVGRLDVAYEVLSLSDSTHRIGIYHAEPGTPAADGLELLARS
- a CDS encoding UBP-type zinc finger domain-containing protein, translating into MSDTDIDPSVPPSGTGCVECLDRPDGWWVHLRRCAACGHIGCCDTSPGQHASAHAEQTGHPVIRSFEPGEEWFFDYRTSRVRTRGPALAEPISHPAEQGVPGPADRVPDDWQSHLH
- a CDS encoding IS110 family RNA-guided transposase, encoding MTSSSSNEVSGHPGAVQFVAVDEVGKQIGQLTVAATSAGHAKALRWARTQLGEELTWAVEDCRHLSARLERDLLSAGQQVVRVPPKMMAEQRRIARTRGKSDPIDALAVARAYLREPDLPVASHDEVSREVKLLVDRRDALVATRTRTINSLLWRVHELDPRRAPKPRSLDLAKHQQLLRAWLGTLSGVVAEMALDELDDAISLTARIKTFERRIRQLARQHAPSLVAMPGCGELSAAKLLGESAGISRFHSEAAFARHGGLAPIPVWSGSTAGRVRMTRSGNRQINCAIHRIAITQQRMPGSLGRAYYDKKIAEGKTKTEALGCLKRRLVRVIFNHLTTDQTNRQTATLPTAA
- a CDS encoding IS3 family transposase (programmed frameshift), which translates into the protein MARPSKYPRELRERAVRMVTESVAAGEYTSEFEAIRTIAARLGIGSPETLRKWVRQAQVDGGTRPGRTTQELEEIRALKKENAELRRANEILKSASGFLRGGARPPTQVLTEFIDTHREEFGVEPICRVLCEHGVKIAPSTYYEARDRAPSARTLRDAQVGELIRSARQQRFVTRFGARKMWLHLRRQGHDVARCTVERVMAANGWQGALRGKQVRTTIADPRDARAADLVQRDFTASAPNRLWVADFTYVATWSGTVYVAFVIDVYSRMIVGWRAATSMSTQLVLDTLEHAIWSRRQHGVDDLTGLVHHTDAGSQYTSFAFTTRLIDAGVDPSVGSVGDAYDNAMAESQIGAYKTELIRPDGPWRDVEHVELDTLQWVHWFNHDRPHESIDDLTPIEVESAHYAARNRLIPSG
- a CDS encoding DHA2 family efflux MFS transporter permease subunit, which codes for MTILTHAAGPERMGRLMAILGVPMLLGPILGPIIGGVLIDHASWHWIFLINLPLGIAAIAYAAWALPGDETHPSESFDFLGMLLMSPGLALFLYGVSSIPEEGTIAAAKVLIPMIVGAVLIVAFVFHTFRPEHPLLDLRLFKNKNLTVSIITMFLFVAAFFGGLLLVPTYLQQIRGESVTNSGLLMAAQGIGAMVTMPLAGALADKMPIGRFVPIGLVLITGGMFGLSRIDESTSYWGYIIPVLFVMGLGMGATMMPIMTSALKTLRGKEIARGSTLINIVQQVGSSVGVAIMSVLLTNHFNNSNAVQAGQKLGEAQQVGTPQAMQQAQQDPVVIEALKAAGGSVQKLTQMAMHEGAEAFASTFVVASILVALTFIPAFFLPRKPLETPPAPEGEGGEEVPVLMH